A window of Microbacterium sp. Root61 genomic DNA:
GCCACCGCCTCGGCCTCGGCGTTCTTGTCGCCGAAATAGCCGCCCGCGAGCACGGCGGCAGCGCGCTCCAGGATCTCCGGCAAAGAGTCCCCGAGCCCTTCGCCGAGTTCAGCCGAGAGTCGATCCTCCCGTTCCCGGAGCTCGGCCGTGCACGCCTCCAGTTCGGCCCATCCCATCTCGCTCAGCATGACGAGGCGGACCCGGCGGTTGGTGGGATGCTCGACCTTCTCGATGTACCCCGCGGCAAGCAGTTCTTCGGAGATCACGTGCGCGGCCTGCGAGCTGACGAACGTGCGTCGAGCGACCTGCGCATTGGACAGAGGCACGCCTTCGCCGAGCACCTGCAGGATCAGCAGCTGCGGCTGGGTGATTCCTCGTGCGAGGGCGGAGTTCTCTGCGGCCCTGTTGAGTGCGCGAGACAGTCGGTAAGCGGTGTAGTTGAGCCGCTCCGTTGCAGGGGTGCCCCGCGGGTCTTGTCGGACGTCGTCCACATCATTCACTGTAGTTCGCGATCGCGACTCGACACGTCCCGAACGCCGACAGACTAGGAGTCGAGCCGGTCGACGAGGCTGAGGCCGCGCTTGGCCCACTCGATCTCGACATGCGCGCGGGCCACGAGGCCCTCGTACGCGAAGCGCTTGTAGGCGATCGTCCGCTCGACCTGGTCGGGCGCGGTCGCGTTGAGGCGGCGCACGAGCATCGGGTTGCTGAGCTTCTCGATGTGCGTGAGCTCACCCTCCCACTGCGCGAGCTCGCCCTCCCACTGCGCGATGTGTGCGCGCAGGAAAGCGCGGGCGGCTTCCGGAGTGGTGTTCTCGAGGTAGGCGGCCCGAAGGTGGGCGGGGTCGCGCACGCGCTGGTAGTCCAGCGGCGACTCCATCCAGTCGAGGTAGGCCTTATCCCCGGCATCCGTCACGTGGTAGAGCCGCCGCGTGCCGCGTTCGCCGCGCGCCTGCTCTTCGCCGTTGATGAGTCCGAGCGACTCCATCTTGCGAAGCTCCGGGTAGATCTGCGAGTCCGGGGCGTGCCACACGTGCCCGACCGACTGGGTGAACTGCTTCTGCAGGTCATAGCCGGACTGCGGGCCGACCCGCAGGAGGGCGAGCAGCGCGTATCGCAGACTCATGCCGGACTCCTTCCGTCCTGGAGAAATGGTGCGAGGGGGCCCGGGGTGAAACCCCGAACCCCCTCGAGCCTAGGGGTGCCGACTACTTGGACTCGTAGCCGGTGCGCCATCCACCCTGGTAGGTGGCGCGGGCGACCGTGGAGTACGGCACCGGGCTGACGACCGCGCGGACCTCGGTCTGCTCGTGCGGCTCGACGCTCGCCTTGGAGGTGCCGCCGTTGGGCTCACCCCAGACGACCTTGAGCTCGGTGCCCTCGGGCACATCGGGGTTGACGAGGCCCAGCGACAGGCCGCGACGCTCGTTGGCCGAGTAGCCGGTGAACATCGACAGACCGACGACGGTGCCGTCGGCGTCCACGACGGAGTCGTAGTTCGCCGAGCCGTAGTTGGCCAGCGGCAGGTCGAAGAACTTGTAGCTGGGACCGTCGACGTTCAGCAGCGAGGTCCAGACCTTGCCGAGGTCCTCGGCGTTCCAGGCCAGCGTGACCTTCTTGCGCTGCGATGCCGGGTCGATCTTCTCGAGGGCGTCGCGACCGATGAAGTCGTGGTCGAACTTCACGAACGAGCCGTAGCCGAGCTCCCACGGGGTCAGGTAGTAGTCCTCGATGTTGTCCGAGACGAACGAGCCTGCCAGCGTGCCGGTGGCCTCGTAGCTGTCGACGCCGAGCCACTCGCGGTATGCGCGCTCGGCCTCGCCGGTGTAGATGGCGGGGAGCGGCGACGGGATCCAGCCCGACTCGAGCGTGTTCGAGGGGTATGCCCGCGAACCGACCGGAACCAGACCGAACTCGACGCCCGCGGCGACGATCGCGTCACGGATCTCGTCGTGCTCCTCGTACGGGCCCCAGATCTCGAGTCCGGGTGCGCCGGCCATGCCGTGACGCAGGGTGTTGACCTTCTTGCCGGCGATCAGCATGGTCGACATGTTGAAGAAGCCGAGCTTCTCCAGCGGTCCGCCGTTGAGCTTCTCGATGACGGCCCAGGCGTTCGGGCCCTGGATCTGGAAGCGGTAGTACTGGCGCGAGACGGCGTGGCCGTACGGACGCGAGGGCGAACGACGGTCGGCCGTGATCTCGAGGTTCTGGTAGCCGCCGGTCTCACCGTGGAACAGGAGCCAGTTCGACGCGGGCGCGCGGCCGACGTACACGTACTCGTCCTCGGCCTCGCGGAAGAGGATGCCGTCACCGATGACGTGACCGGCAGCGGTGGTCGGCACGTACTGCTTGGCCTTGTTCACCGCGAAGTTGGCGACCGAGTTGATGGCCGTGTCCGAGATGAGCTTGATGGCGTCCGAGCCCTTGAGGAACACGTTGTCCATGTGGTGGGACTGGTCGTACAGCACCGCGGTCTGACGCCAGGCGGTCTGCTCCTTGATCCAGTTCTGGAAGTCCGCGGGGACGACCGGATAGATGTACGAGCCGATCTGCGAGTTGCGCAGCATCTCGACCGGGTTGGTCTGGTCGATCAGCTCCTGCAGATTCTTCGCTGCCATTGTGAACCTCTTTGTATTCGATGGATGCCTCGGGCGGACGCCGTCGGCGGGGGCGTGGGTCTAGAAGACGATGGTGTGGTTGCCGTGGCGGATGACGCGGTCTTGGGCGTGCCATTGCACGGCGCGGGACAGGACGGCGCGTTCGACGTAGGCGCCGCGGGCGTCCTGCTCGATGATCGGGCCTTCGTCCAGGTCTTTGGTGACGTAGTGGGAGGTGGCGCCGATGAGTTTCACGCCGCGGTCTTTGGCTTTGCGGTAGGGGGCGGCGCCGATGAACGCGGGCAGGAAGGAGTGGTGGATGTTGATCACCGGGACGCCCACGTTGTCGAGGAAGTCTTCGGAGATGATCTGCATGTACCGGGCCAGCACCACGAAGTCGGTGTTGCCGGTCAGCAGTTCCAGGATCTTCGCTTCGGCGGCGGTCTTGTCGGGGCCTTGGGAGGGGACGTGGAAGAACGGGATCCCGAACGAGCGGACATCCTCGGCGACGTTGGTGTGGTTGGAGATGACCATCGGGATCGTGACGGGGAGTTCGCCGCGGCGGTGCCGCCACAGCAGCTCCAACAAGCAGTGGTCGCTGGTGGAGGCGAGGATCGCCATCCGCTTCGGCACCGACTGATCCGTCAACGTCCATTCCAGCCCGAGCGCGGTGATGGTCGCGGTCAGGTCGGCTTCGATATCGGGGAGTGCGGCGGTCAGGTCGGGGCGGTGGAACACGACGCGTTGGAAGAACGCGCCCCCGTTCGCGTCATCGGAGTACTGATCCAACGACACGATGTTCCCGGAGTTGCGGGTGATCAGGGCGGTGACGGCCGCGACGATCCCGGGCTGATCCGGGCCATGCACGATCAGACACGCATGGTCACGCAGGGCCTCGNTTCCCGGAGTTGCGGGTGATCAGGGCGGTGACGGCCGCGACGATCCCGGGCTGATCCGGGCCATGCACGATCAGACACGCATGGTCACGCAGGGCCTCAGTGTGAACAGTCATGATCGAACCCGTCAGGACTGCGCGGCCGCGTACTTATCGGCCCAGTCAGCAGTGGCCTTCAGGCCACCGAACGTGTAGAAGTGCAGCTTCACCGAACCGGTCTTCGGGTCGGCCGCGAGAAGGGCGGACAGGTCCGTGACGAACGTGTCGGGACCGGCCGTGCCGAGCAGGTTGGTCAGCGAGAAGCCGTACTTCTTCACGATCATCGCGTTCGCACCGACGCCGAAACGACGGGCGAAGCCGAGGAGGCGCTTGATGCCGGCGGGGCCGGGCGTGCCGATGCGGATCTGCGTATCGATGCCCTTGGCGCGGACCTGGTCGATCCAGTTCATCACCGGGTCGGTGTCGAACGCGAACTGCGTCAGGATCGTGGCGTCCAGACCCTGCTCCTTGAGCGAGGCGGACTTGTTCACCAGTGCCGACCAGAGCTGGTCATCGGTGATGTCGGGGTGCCCCTCGGGGTAGCCGGCGATGCTGACGTGCTTGACGCCGTACTTGGGCAGCAGCCCGGTGCGGATCACGTCGTAGGAGTCCTCGTACGGGCCCTCCGGAGTGGACGGGTCGCCGCCGACGACGAAGACGTTCTCGGTCGCGCCGACCGCCTGCAGGGCTGCGAGGAACTCCTCGAGCTGCTCCTGCGATGCCAGGCGGCGGGCGGAGATGTGCGGCACGGGCACGAAGCCCAGTTCGCGCACGGCCTTGGCCGCGGCGACACGCATCTCGAGATCTTCGTTGCCGAGGAAGGTGACGTTGATGCGCGTACCGGCCGGGATGGAGTCCTTGGCCTCGATCAGTCCGGGCACGTCCTTGCCCGTCATCTCGAGCGAGTAGTCGCTCACGAGCTCAAGCGCAGCCGCCTTGTTCGCCGCCGGGGTGGAGTGTGCCACTGATCGAGGTCCTTTCCGCTTTCAGGTGGAGCGCGTCGTCGTGCTTCCGGATGCGACATTACCTATATCCATAGGGAATGTCTATAGGTAAATTATCGGAGTATGGATGGGGGCACTGGGAGGCCGGCGGGCGGGCAGGGGGAGGCCGTCACTCGCGCGCGCCGTTCGCCGCGCGGTGGCCGCGGGAGAGCGGTCACGGCCGGGCGACGCCGGTGGCGCGAGCTGTCCGACGCGGGCACGGTCTGCGTGCGGTCTGGCGCGGCAGAAGGCCACGGCATCCGCTCACTCCGCGTCGGTGACGTCCGCAGAGAGAGGCGTCGCGGAGAGCTCGGGGGTCTTCTGGAGCAGCCGCGTGAGCAGGCTGTTCAGCTGACGGATTTCATCGGGACTGAGATCGGAGAGCACGATGTCCTGGCCCTGCAGCGAGATGGGCTTCATGCGATCGTGCATCTCGGCGCCGTCGCGGGTCAGGTAGAGGTGTCGGGAGCCGCGTGCGCCGTCGGCGGGCACGATGAGGCCGCGACCGATCAGGGTGTTCACGCTCTTGGAGACGACGGCCTTGTTCATCGCGATGAAATCGCAGATGTCACTGGAGGTCGCGCCCGGCCAGATCGACAGGGCGGAGATCACGCGCCAGTCGTTGGTGCCGAGGTTGAACTCCTGGCGCAGCAGCCGCGATTCGCGCCACACGAGCGCGTTCGAGAGCAGAGCGAGCAGTCGCGGAGTGAAGTTCTCGCTGTCGATGACGTCGGGCAATGGCGACGTGATGATCTCGACCGAGTCCACGAAGAGGGGCCCGGCCTCTGCGTCGAGGTCGCCTGCCAACCGTGCTCCGTTCCAGCGGGGAATCACGAGGGATTCCGTGAGGCGAGTCTAGCGACGCGAGTCAACGCTGTTGCGCGCGCCGACGGGGCACAGAAGGCGCCATCGGCCGTGGCCGCCACCTCCGGCTCGGGGAGCCGAGGATGCCGGCCACGGCACGACATCAGTGCGCCTGGGCGGCGAGGGCCGCGGCGTCGATGTGCGCGATCGAGCGGGTGTCCTGGAAGGCGCGGATGCCTTCGATGCCCTGCTCGCGGCCCATTCCGGACTGCTTCATGCCGCCGAACGGCGCGCGCAGGTCGAGGCGGGTCGCGCCGTGGTCGTTGACCCATACGTAGCCGCACTCGAGCTGACCGCCGACGCGGTTGGCGGTGTCGACGCTCGCCGTCCACACCGAGCCGCCGAGGCCGCCCCACGAGTCGTTGGCCGCCGCGATCGCCTGCTCCTCGGTGGAGAAGGGCAGGATCGGGATGACCGGACCGAACTGCTCCTCGGTGACCACGCGCAGGCTCGGATCGGGATCGACCACGATCGCGGGACGCAGGAAGTTGCCGCCGGCCAGCTCGCCGCCGGGCAGCTCGCCGAATTCGCGCACGTCGGCGCCGGCATCCTTCGCCTCCTGGATCAGCGTCTCGACGAACGCCTTCTGCACGGGGGAGTGCAGCGGCCCCATCGTGGTGCCCTCATCCAGGCCGTATCCGATCACGGTCTTCTCGAGTCGGGCCGTGAGGCCGGCGACGACCTCGTCCAGGCGCGAGTCGTGCACGTAGACGCGCTTGGCGTTCATGCAGATCTGCCCGGTCGTGTCGTAGATCGCGGCGAACAGGCGGTCCAGGTGCGTGTCGTCGATGATCGCGTCTTCGAGCACGATCGCCGCGTCGTTGCCGCCCAGTTCGAGCGTGACGCGCGTGAGGGTCTGCGACGCCATCTGCATCATGCGCTTGCCGCCGCCCACCGAGCCGGTGAAGCAGACCTTCGCGACGTCGGTGTTCTGGATGAGGCCGGACATGTTCTCGTCCTTGCCGGTGATCACGTTCAGCACGCCGGCGGGGAGCTTCTCGGCGAGACGCTGCACCACGCGGGTCGTGGCCAGCGGTGCCGAGGGCGGCGGCTTCACGATCGACGTGTTGCCGGCCAACAGTGCCTGGGGCAGGGCTGCGCCGAGGATCGCGATCGGCCAGTTGAACGGCACGATCACGGTGACGACACCCAGTGCCTGGTGGGCGACCGTGGTCTCCACCGGGATGCCGGGCATGACGGGCAGCACCTTGTCGTTGTCGACCTCGTCGGCGAGCATCAGGGCGAGGTTCCAGCGGATCTCGAACACCAGGGCATCGACCCAGGCCTCGAAGCGGACCTTGCCGTTCTCCTGCGAGAGGATCGCGGCGTCCTCGTCCCGTTCGTCGGCGATGCCGGCGATCGCGTCGGCCATGATGGCCGCGCGCTCCTTGGCGGACAGGGCCGACCACGCCGGGAAGGCGGCCTTGGCGGCGGCGACGGCGTCCGAGACGTCTTCGGGCGAAGCGGATGCCGCATACCCCACGACGACCCCCGGTTTGCCCGGATCGGCCACGGCCAGCGTGTCCGTCGTCTCTCGCGGGACGCCTCCGATGAACAGTCCCGTCCGGACTGCGTTCACTGTTTCAGTCATAGCGATCAAGCACCTCTCTGTGGCTTGGGAATGCGCGATGAGTGCAATTCTGCACCTCAAACAAGTTTACGTCCATTCTGGTTTACATGTAAATCAGTTCGTGTTACTGTCGCCACGTCGAGATCCCACATCGGGATCCGACCGCAGAGCGAGAGTCGATGATGACGCCCACTGGCGCACGCACATCGGTCTCCGTGTCATTCAATGAGGAGGCATGAGATGGGCCAGGTGACCCTGTCAGCGGCTGAGGATCCGCACACCGTCGCGGAGTTGGAAGACCTCGCGTTCGAGCTGAGGGCGAAGCTGCTGCACCTCTGCGGAACGTACGAGGGCGCGGTCCACATCGGCGGCGATCTGTCGTCCGCGGACATCTTCACGGCCCTGTACCACTACGGACTGCACGTCGATCCGAGCGACATCTCCAACCCGGCGCGGGACCGGTTCGTGCTCAGCAAGGGCCACGCGGCGGTCTGCATGTACATCGCGATGGCGATGCGCGGCTTCTTCTCGTACGACGGCATCGTCGACACGTACGGCCAGCTCGACAGCGCCTACGGGATGCACCCGTGCAAGGTGCAGCTGCCGGGTGTCGAGGCATCCACCGGTTCACTCGGTCACGGTCTCCCGCTGGCCGTGGGCATGGCGTTGAGCGCCCGCGGGCGGGGCGAATCGCACCGCGTCTTCACCCTGATGGGCGACGGTGAGACCGGCGAGGGTTCCGTATGGGAGGCGGCGATGGCCGCGAACTCCAACAAGCTCGGCAACCTGGTCGCCTTCATCGACCGCAACCGCCAGCTGATGACGAGCTTCGATGAGGAGCGCGTCGTGCTGGAGCCGTACCCCGACAAGTGGGCCGCGTTCGGCTGGAACGTCGTGCACATCGACGGCCACGACATGGGTGCGCTCGTCGCCGCGCTCGACGGCCTGCCGGCCACGGACAGCGACAAGCCGACCGTGATCATCGCCGAGACCGTCAAGGGCAAGGGCGTCGACTTCATGGAGCGCAACCTCGCCTGGCACGCCGGTTCGCTGGGTGCCGCCGACCTGGAGCGCGCGATGGCCGCGCTCGAAGCATCCCGTGAGAAGGAGTCCGTCTGATGCCTGAAACATTCACCTTCGGAGAGATGCTCTCCGCCCGTTCCGTCATCGGGACGACCCTGGCCGAGCTCGGCGAGACGAACGAGAACCTGTGGGTGCTCACGCCCGATATCGGTGCGACGCTCGTGGAGTTCCGCGACAAGTACCCGGACCGGTTCGTGGACGTGGGCCTCGCCGAGCAGGCCTGCGTCGGCATCGCCGCCGGGCTCGCCTACGACGGGAACATCCCGGTCGTGTCCGGGATGCTGCCCTTCCTCTCCATGCGCGCGCTCGAGCAGGTCCGCTCCGACGTCTGCTATCCGAACCTGCCGGTCAAGATCATCGGCACCCACGGCGGGCTCGTCGGCAACGGCGGGTCCACGCACTACGCCGTCGAGGACCTCGCGCTGATGTGCGCGCTGACCAACATGACGGTCACCTCGATCGGCGACCCGTTGATGGTCGGCGAGATCATCCGCCAGTCGATGGACATGCAGGGCCCGATCTACATCCGTCTGGCCGTGGGCAAGAAGGACAAGGTGCTCTACGAGCCCGGGCAGCACGAGATCCGCATCGGCAAGGGCATCATCGCCCGCGAGGGCACGGATGCCACGATCTTCACGCACGGGACCGTGGTCGCGCAGGCGCTCGACGCCGCCGAGGAGCTCGCCCAGGACGGTCACTCGGTGCGGGTCGTGGACATGTTCACGCTCAAGCCCATCGACGAGGAGCTCATCGCGCGCTGCGCCGAGGAGACCGGCGGGCGCTTCGTGATCCTCGAGGACCACCTCGCCTACGGCGGCCTCGCCTCGCGCGTCGCCGATGTCGTGGCCGACCGCGGCATCCACCTCACCGCGTTCGAGCGCCTCGGCATCCCACAGGTCTACGCCGGCTTCGGCGACGACGAGGAGCTGCGCGACAAGCACGGCTACGGACTCGCCGCGACGCTCGCCGCCACCCGCCGCGTCATCGCGCACGCCTGAACCCACGCACCACCGCATCCCTCAACGGAGAGACGAATGAGAACAGTCGCAGTCACCAGGATCGGGAGTCTTCGCGACCCCGACGAGACGACGCGCGGGATCATCGGGCTGGTCGACCTGCCCGAGCCCGAACTCGGCCCCGAGGATGTCCGCATCCGCGTGGCGTACTCGGCCATCTGCGGGTCCGACCCGCACCTGGCCGAGGGCTTCTTCGGCACCGATGTGCCGATCGGGCTCGGTCATGAGCTCTCCGGCGTCGTCGAGGCGCTGGGGGAGCGTGCGCACCGCAACGGGCTGCGGATCGGCGACCGGGTCGCGGGCAACTTCCTGCGCTTCTGCGGGACCTGCACGCCGTGCCGCGCCGGGCAGCAGCAGTTCTGCGAGCACGTGCAGGAGTACAACCGCCCCGGCATGGCCGAGACGGTCACGTGGCACGAGTCGCAGGTCTACCCGCTGCCCGACGACGTCTCGCTGCTCAAGGGCTGCATCCTTGAGCCGACCTCCGTCGCCGTGCGCATCGCCGACAAGACCGGCATCAAGGTCGGCGACCGCGTCGCGATCTGCGGCGGCGGTCCGATCGGCCAGCTCGTGCTGCAGGTCATGAAGATGAGCGGTGCGACCTCGCTGACCCTCATCGAGCCGATCGCGGAGCGTCGGGAGATGGCGCTCCGTCACGGCGCCGAGCACGTGATCGATCCGGTCGGCGAGAACCAGGGTCAGCGGGCGGACGAGATCACCGGCGGCCGTGGCTACGACGTCGTGATCGACGCATCCGGTTCTCCGCGTGCCGTCGGCGGCCTGCTGGACATCGCGGCGAAGGGCGGGACGGTCGTCTACGGGGCGATGTACCCGCACGACTTCGAAATGCCGCTGAACCTGTCGGACTACCTGTACCTGAAGGAGCTGACGCTGACCGGAGTGTTCGTCTCGCCGTACGCGTTCCCCCGGGCACTGCAGGTGCTGCCCCACCTCGACGTCGACGAGCTGACGCAGTCGGTCTTCGACCTGGAGGATGCCGCGGAGGCGTTCGCCATGCACGTCAGCGGACGCTTCCCGAAGGTCGTCATCCGCTGCAATCAGATCGAAGAGGAGGCGCAGCGATGAGCATTGTCATCGATGTGGATGCCGCCACGGCGGGGTCGACCGTCGCGCCGATCCTCGAGGTCCGCGGCATCACGAAGCACTTCGACGGCGTCCAGGCGCTGCGCGGGATCGACCTCGAGGTGCGGCCCGGAGAGATCCACGCCCTCCTCGGCGAGAACGGCGCGGGCAAGTCGACGCTCATCAAGATCATCACCGGGCTCTATCAGCAGGATCAGGGAGAGGTGCTCGTCGCCGGGGAGACCGTCGACTTCGCCAATGTGCGCGCCGCGCACCGCGCCGGTGTCGTCGCGCTCTACCAGGAGCTCTCGATCGTGCCGACGATCAGCGTCGCCGAGAACATCGTGCTGGGCGAGGACGCGCCCTCGACCCTCGGAATCGTGCGCTGGAAGGAACTCCGCAAGCACGCTCAGGCCCAGCTGGACCGCCTCGGCCAGCAGATCAACCTGCGGCGCCTCGCCGGCGGGCTCTCGCCCGTCCAGCAGACGATGGTCGCGGTCGCCCGTGCGTTGACGATCGACGCCAAGGTGCTCATCCTCGACGAGCCGACCGCGGCCCTCACCGACACCGAGATCGAGGGCCTCTTCACGGTCCTGCGAGGTCTGCGCGATGAAGGTGTGGCCATCGTCTACATCTCGCACCGCCTCGAAGAGGTGTTCGCCCTGTGCGACCGCCTCACCGTGATGCGCAACGGCCGCACCATCGTGACCAAGGACGTGTCCGACTCGTCGATCGACGACGTCATCTCGACCATGGTCGGTCGCGAGCAGAACGAGCTGTACCCCGAGCGCGGCACCGGCGGAGGCAAGGTCGTGCTGTCCGTCGACGGACTCTCCGGCCGGCGCGTCAGCGACGTGTCCTTCCAGGTGCGGGCGGGCGAGGTCGTCGGCGTCGGAGGTCTCGCGGGGTCGGGCCGGAGCGAGCTGCTCCGTCTCCTCGCCGGAGCGCAGAAGACCTCGGCGGGCATCGTGCAGGTCGATGGGACCGCGGTCGTGGGCCGCGGAGTCGGTCGTGCGCTGGACGCGGGCATCGCCCTCGTCCCGGAGGAGCGCCGCGCGCAGGGCGTGATCCTCTCCGCACCGATCGCCGACAACATCGCGATCGCGAACCTGAAGTCGGTCAGCCCCGGCGGCATCGTGTCGCAGCGACGCATCGTGCAGCTGGCCAAACAGGCGCTCTCCGACCTGCGGATCAAGGCCAGAAGCGTCCGCCAGCCCGTCGGGCAGCTCTCCGGCGGGAACCAGCAGAAGGTCGTGCTCGCGAAGATGCTCGCGCGCAACCCGAAGGTGCTGCTCATGGACGAACCCACTCGAGGAATCGACGTGGGGACGAAGGCGGAGATCTACCGCCTCATCCGCGAGCTCGCCGCCACCGGAACCGCGGTCGTCGCGGTCTCCAGCGAACTACCCGAACTCATCGGGCTTTCGGACCGGATCCTCGTGATGCACGAGGGCCGCATCTCCGGCGAAGTCGAAGCGGACGGCGCCGATGACGAACTCATCCTCACTTACGCATATGGAAGGGACGCCTGACATGGCGCAGACAGAGACCCTCACGATCGCCGCGGTGGAGCGCGACCGTCCTTCGCCCATGCAGTGGGTGTGGCAGGGCAGCACGGTCATCGCGCTCGCCGTGCTCGTCATCGTGTTCACGATCGCCGGCAACGGGGTGTTCCTCACCGCCGGCAACATGACGAACATCCTCAACCAGGTCGCGATCCTGACGATCATCGCGGTCGCGCAGACCTTCGTCATGGTCGTCGGGGACTTCGACCTGTCCGTGGGTACGACCGCGACGCTCTCCGGCGCGTCGGCTGCCGCTCTCATGATCGCCGGCGTGCCCGTGCCGCTCGCGATCCTCCTGGCGTTGGTCGTCGGTGCGCTCGTCGGCGTGGTCAACGGCATCCTCGTCGCCTACCTGAACCTGTCCGCGTTCGTCGCGACCCTCGCGACCATGACCACCGTCGGCGGGCTCGCTCTGATCGTGACGGGCGGAACGACGCTCTACGGCTGGCCGGAGGAGTTCGGCTTCCTCGGGCAGTCGCGGGTGAACGGCATCCCGTTCCCGGTCATCTACGCGATCGTCATCGCCCTGATCGCCTGGGCGGTCCTGCGCTTCACCACGATCGGGCGTCGCTGGTACGCGATCGGCGGCAACGCCGAAGTGGCCCGGCTCTCGGGCGTCAGCGTCCGCTCCACGCGCTTCCTCGCGTTCGTGGTCGCCGGCTTCCTCTCCGGCCTGGGCGGCATCGTCCTGGTCAGCCGCCTCGGCAGCGCCGGCTCCTCCAGCGCCAACGACCTCATGATGTTCGCCGTCGCCGCGGTGTTCCTCGGCATGACCCTGCTGCGGTCGGGCCAGGCGAACATCGGCGGGACCATCGTGGGCGTCGCGATCATCGGCGTCGTCCAGAACGGACTCAACATCGTCGGCGTCAACACCTACATCCAGCAGGTGCTCATCGGCGTGATCATCATCGCCGCCGTCCTCCTGTCGGGGCTCAAGCAGAAGAACGCGTAGCGAGGCGTCGGCGCCTCGCCTCCAGACAGACAGATCCCTTACGCCGGGGTACCCGTCCCCGGCAATCCGACCCGCATCACATGAAAAACGACAAAGGAGTTCGCTCATGCACACTGTAAACACGAAGCGTCGCCTCTCGGCCGCCGCACTCACCATCGCCGCGGTGGTGGCTCTCGCCGGATGCTCGGTGACCACCGGCGCCTCGGCCGGCGGCACGAGCAGCGAAGGCAAGACCGACGGGCTCGGCGACGACGGCGTCTTCAAGGTGGCGGCGTTCACCGCGGGCTACGCGACTCCCGGTGGAAAGCTCACGCTGGACGCCTTCGTCGAGGAGGGCAACGCCCAGGAGAACTGGGAAGTGACGCTCTACACCAGCGCGTTCGACTACGACAAGATCAACAGCGACGTCCAGACCGCCATCCAACAGGGCGCGGACGCCATCCTCGCCGGGTTCCCCGACCCGCGCCAGATCGCGCCGCTCGTGCAGGCGGCCAACGAGGCGGGCATCCCGATCTTCTCGATCGACGGCGGCGTGGAGCCCAACGACGACTTCGTCGTGGACATCACCTTCAGCCAGGACCAGATCTCGGACCTCACCGTCGGCGCGCTCGAGGAGGCCATGGGCGGCCTGCAGGGCAAGAACGTCATGGTGATCGGGCACGACCCGCACATCGGCATCCAGACCCGGTCCAACCTGGCCCTGGACAAGCTCGAGGCGGCCGGAGCGATCATCGCCGGCGGCGGCATGAAGCAGGCGCTGGACCCGGGAACCGGTCGCACCGAGGCGCTGAACTTCGTCACCGACTACCTGCAGGCCAACCCCGAGGGTCTGGACGGGGTCTGGGTCGGATGGGATGACGCCGCTCTCGGCGCGGCACGTGCCATCACGGAGGCCGGCCGCGACGACATCTTCGTCACCGGAGTCGACGCCCTGGGAGAGACCGCGGTCGAGATCGCGAAGAACGGCCCGATGTACGCGTCCGTCGCGCAGGACTGGATCAAGGTCGTGGACCAGATGATCGCCCTGATGAACG
This region includes:
- a CDS encoding MarR family winged helix-turn-helix transcriptional regulator, whose product is MDDVRQDPRGTPATERLNYTAYRLSRALNRAAENSALARGITQPQLLILQVLGEGVPLSNAQVARRTFVSSQAAHVISEELLAAGYIEKVEHPTNRRVRLVMLSEMGWAELEACTAELREREDRLSAELGEGLGDSLPEILERAAAVLAGGYFGDKNAEAEAVARRRRPERPGGRRTS
- a CDS encoding PadR family transcriptional regulator, with protein sequence MSLRYALLALLRVGPQSGYDLQKQFTQSVGHVWHAPDSQIYPELRKMESLGLINGEEQARGERGTRRLYHVTDAGDKAYLDWMESPLDYQRVRDPAHLRAAYLENTTPEAARAFLRAHIAQWEGELAQWEGELTHIEKLSNPMLVRRLNATAPDQVERTIAYKRFAYEGLVARAHVEIEWAKRGLSLVDRLDS
- the ligM gene encoding vanillate/3-O-methylgallate O-demethylase, encoding MAAKNLQELIDQTNPVEMLRNSQIGSYIYPVVPADFQNWIKEQTAWRQTAVLYDQSHHMDNVFLKGSDAIKLISDTAINSVANFAVNKAKQYVPTTAAGHVIGDGILFREAEDEYVYVGRAPASNWLLFHGETGGYQNLEITADRRSPSRPYGHAVSRQYYRFQIQGPNAWAVIEKLNGGPLEKLGFFNMSTMLIAGKKVNTLRHGMAGAPGLEIWGPYEEHDEIRDAIVAAGVEFGLVPVGSRAYPSNTLESGWIPSPLPAIYTGEAERAYREWLGVDSYEATGTLAGSFVSDNIEDYYLTPWELGYGSFVKFDHDFIGRDALEKIDPASQRKKVTLAWNAEDLGKVWTSLLNVDGPSYKFFDLPLANYGSANYDSVVDADGTVVGLSMFTGYSANERRGLSLGLVNPDVPEGTELKVVWGEPNGGTSKASVEPHEQTEVRAVVSPVPYSTVARATYQGGWRTGYESK
- the purU gene encoding formyltetrahydrofolate deformylase; this translates as MRDHACLIVHGPDQPGIVAAVTALITRNSGNIVSLDQYSDDANGGAFFQRVVFHRPDLTAALPDIEADLTATITALGLEWTLTDQSVPKRMAILASTSDHCLLELLWRHRRGELPVTIPMVISNHTNVAEDVRSFGIPFFHVPSQGPDKTAAEAKILELLTGNTDFVVLARYMQIISEDFLDNVGVPVINIHHSFLPAFIGAAPYRKAKDRGVKLIGATSHYVTKDLDEGPIIEQDARGAYVERAVLSRAVQWHAQDRVIRHGNHTIVF
- a CDS encoding methylenetetrahydrofolate reductase — its product is MAHSTPAANKAAALELVSDYSLEMTGKDVPGLIEAKDSIPAGTRINVTFLGNEDLEMRVAAAKAVRELGFVPVPHISARRLASQEQLEEFLAALQAVGATENVFVVGGDPSTPEGPYEDSYDVIRTGLLPKYGVKHVSIAGYPEGHPDITDDQLWSALVNKSASLKEQGLDATILTQFAFDTDPVMNWIDQVRAKGIDTQIRIGTPGPAGIKRLLGFARRFGVGANAMIVKKYGFSLTNLLGTAGPDTFVTDLSALLAADPKTGSVKLHFYTFGGLKATADWADKYAAAQS
- a CDS encoding MarR family winged helix-turn-helix transcriptional regulator — translated: MAGDLDAEAGPLFVDSVEIITSPLPDVIDSENFTPRLLALLSNALVWRESRLLRQEFNLGTNDWRVISALSIWPGATSSDICDFIAMNKAVVSKSVNTLIGRGLIVPADGARGSRHLYLTRDGAEMHDRMKPISLQGQDIVLSDLSPDEIRQLNSLLTRLLQKTPELSATPLSADVTDAE